One part of the Bacteroidia bacterium genome encodes these proteins:
- a CDS encoding rhomboid family intramembrane serine protease: MDIFQYYLQTPVATGIFIITILTSILAFRDGVLMYKFIFNPYRLVHQKEYQMLFSSALIHGSNMHLILNMLVFYFFAFSLESILGSWQFFVLYWGSVVLSHIPRLISEKDNEMYSALGASGGVSAVVMSIILIQPDITLSLYFLIDMPGWLLGLGYMGYSFYAAIYKPHDKIGHDAHLWGGLAGLVLTVLLRPRTAADFFEWLGL, from the coding sequence ATGGATATTTTTCAATACTACTTGCAGACTCCGGTTGCGACAGGAATTTTCATCATTACCATTTTAACCAGCATCCTGGCATTTCGGGATGGGGTTCTGATGTATAAATTTATCTTTAATCCCTACCGACTTGTCCACCAAAAGGAATATCAAATGTTGTTTAGCTCGGCCCTTATTCATGGCAGCAATATGCATTTGATCCTGAATATGCTGGTCTTTTATTTCTTTGCATTCAGTCTGGAGTCTATTCTTGGTAGCTGGCAATTTTTTGTGCTTTACTGGGGTTCTGTTGTCCTGAGTCATATTCCTCGTTTGATTTCAGAGAAAGACAATGAAATGTATAGTGCTCTGGGAGCTTCGGGCGGGGTGAGTGCCGTTGTCATGAGTATAATTCTGATTCAACCGGATATCACCCTGAGTTTATATTTTCTGATAGATATGCCGGGCTGGTTACTGGGATTGGGGTATATGGGCTATAGTTTCTATGCGGCCATTTACAAACCCCATGATAAAATCGGACATGATGCACACCTCTGGGGAGGTTTGGCGGGCTTGGTTCTCACCGTATTACTCAGGCCCCGAACGGCAGCTGATTTCTTTGAGTGGCTAGGCTTATAA
- a CDS encoding TraB/GumN family protein gives MKNLLTIIKFIFLGFLGLFNQSLFGQTDVAVAEKEGQGLLWEISGNGLETSSFLFGTIHIISEEDFMMTETTKEKVVAAEQVVMELDMDDPKTMMGMMTKITMKDGQSLKDLLSEEDYGLVSNFFNDTLGMNLMLFEKMKPFMALSVMYPKMLGEKTASYEMEFMKIAKKSSLEILGLESVEDQMSIFDKIPYEDQAEMLVEFIKSYGTEKGKIEEMVQLYVDQDLKGLYEFSTQSSEMEGYQDVMLDNRNENWIPKMENMMSEKVSFFAVGAAHLWGPKGVINLLKEQGYTVKAVK, from the coding sequence ATGAAGAACCTCTTAACAATTATAAAATTTATCTTTCTAGGCTTTTTGGGCCTTTTCAATCAATCTCTCTTTGGACAAACGGATGTAGCAGTAGCTGAAAAAGAAGGGCAAGGCCTGTTATGGGAAATCAGCGGGAATGGATTGGAAACTTCTTCTTTTCTTTTTGGAACGATTCACATCATTTCAGAAGAAGACTTTATGATGACTGAAACGACTAAGGAAAAAGTGGTTGCTGCAGAGCAAGTCGTCATGGAACTGGATATGGACGACCCGAAGACCATGATGGGGATGATGACAAAAATTACCATGAAAGATGGGCAATCCCTTAAGGATTTACTTTCAGAAGAGGATTATGGCTTAGTCTCCAATTTCTTCAATGATACCCTGGGCATGAATCTGATGCTATTCGAAAAGATGAAACCTTTTATGGCCCTGAGTGTCATGTATCCTAAAATGTTAGGAGAAAAAACAGCTTCCTATGAGATGGAGTTTATGAAAATTGCCAAGAAATCTTCTTTAGAGATTTTGGGATTGGAGAGTGTGGAGGATCAAATGAGCATTTTTGATAAAATCCCTTATGAAGATCAAGCCGAGATGTTGGTGGAATTCATAAAATCCTATGGTACTGAGAAAGGGAAAATAGAGGAAATGGTTCAGCTGTATGTTGATCAGGACCTCAAAGGCCTGTATGAGTTCAGTACGCAGTCTTCTGAAATGGAAGGATATCAGGATGTCATGCTCGACAATCGTAATGAAAACTGGATTCCCAAGATGGAAAATATGATGAGTGAAAAAGTAAGTTTTTTTGCTGTTGGAGCGGCTCATCTCTGGGGACCCAAGGGAGTTATCAACCTCCTGAAAGAACAAGGGTACACGGTCAAAGCCGTGAAATAG
- a CDS encoding cellulase family glycosylhydrolase yields MNKSSGLLFSLIIFASCFFKQLEAQSLLNLRGNPFYINGINIPWNNFGWDIGLHPSKGVGYDPFFFEEVFSNLEAKGVNTARFWLHCDARATPEIDQNFFVTGLDAPFFDHLDDMIERAANHKVKLIICLWSFELAEEFPDLIRDEARTQSYIDQVLIPMVQRYADRCNILAWEIMNEPEWTVKNLKRGHEGQVELAEIQRFVAMQTAAIHEHCDHLVTLGSASLMWNANLKENPNKDFLWSDQALQNAYDDPLAYLDFYQIHFFDWMKEWGKNYDPFLKGASWYHSDKPVLIGETPVVSEHYKPEEMLERAWQNGYMGTMLWSYAARDGLGSWFGTDDALGDFAQNFPYPQFLADPCTYYEPDTESLVMKGNLLQSGEALSIEANLMEEGPIRILIRDVQGRVVLDRKSFLHPGKNVFQLGTRVKGSGLYFLQINDGPIRKLLFY; encoded by the coding sequence ATGAATAAAAGCTCTGGACTTCTTTTTTCCTTAATCATATTCGCGAGCTGTTTCTTCAAACAGCTGGAGGCACAATCTCTATTAAATCTTCGCGGAAATCCTTTTTATATAAACGGAATCAATATCCCCTGGAACAATTTCGGCTGGGATATAGGGCTGCATCCGAGCAAAGGAGTGGGCTATGATCCCTTTTTCTTCGAAGAAGTATTTAGCAATCTTGAAGCAAAAGGAGTAAATACAGCTCGTTTCTGGCTTCACTGTGATGCAAGAGCTACTCCTGAGATCGATCAGAACTTTTTCGTCACAGGATTGGATGCTCCTTTCTTTGATCATCTGGATGACATGATCGAACGGGCCGCGAATCATAAGGTGAAATTGATCATCTGTTTGTGGAGTTTTGAATTGGCAGAAGAATTTCCGGATTTGATCCGGGATGAAGCAAGAACACAGTCCTATATTGACCAGGTGCTCATTCCCATGGTCCAGCGCTATGCAGATCGATGCAATATCCTCGCCTGGGAGATCATGAATGAACCTGAATGGACCGTCAAGAACCTAAAAAGAGGACATGAAGGCCAGGTAGAGTTAGCAGAGATTCAACGCTTTGTAGCTATGCAAACAGCAGCCATTCATGAGCATTGTGATCATTTGGTCACCCTTGGTTCTGCCAGTTTAATGTGGAATGCAAATCTCAAGGAAAATCCGAATAAAGATTTTCTGTGGTCAGACCAGGCTTTACAAAATGCCTACGACGATCCCCTCGCCTACCTGGATTTTTACCAGATCCACTTTTTCGATTGGATGAAAGAATGGGGAAAGAATTATGATCCCTTCCTCAAAGGAGCCAGTTGGTATCATTCGGATAAGCCTGTATTGATTGGAGAAACCCCTGTGGTTTCGGAGCATTATAAACCGGAGGAGATGCTAGAACGTGCCTGGCAAAATGGCTATATGGGTACTATGCTATGGTCCTATGCGGCACGAGACGGTTTGGGTTCCTGGTTTGGGACAGATGATGCATTGGGAGATTTTGCACAGAATTTCCCCTATCCGCAATTTTTGGCTGATCCCTGCACCTATTACGAACCGGATACCGAAAGTCTGGTGATGAAGGGAAATCTTCTTCAATCCGGTGAAGCCCTCTCCATTGAAGCCAATCTTATGGAGGAAGGCCCTATCCGCATATTGATCAGAGATGTTCAAGGTAGAGTAGTTTTAGATCGAAAAAGTTTCCTGCATCCGGGAAAAAATGTATTTCAATTAGGTACTCGGGTTAAGGGATCAGGATTGTATTTTCTGCAGATCAATGATGGTCCGATTAGAAAGCTGCTTTTTTATTAA
- a CDS encoding adenylate/guanylate cyclase domain-containing protein produces MAKPFSKHVRNVVSTTLAWIAAITLFAMVRLYGASGDGLYLLIPEESGIWVQILSLGFGLGATFGIIFGALDTVKGLLRNQPYWMTIVVRSAVHIVLTLLIILGYLLLFHWIMDDKLAGNIVGMLKDTPFQKISFVLIIYTGFVSIIFNLIRQMNRMYGPGILYKLLIGKYHQPQEEERIFMFLDLKSSTTYAERLGHVLYSELIQDCFQDLTHAIEVHDVEVYQYVGDEAVLTWRMVDGLRNANCIKTFFTFDETIQKRANYYFNKYDLVPAFKAGVNLGLVMVAEVGVVKKEIAYHSDVLNTAARIQGRCNEFKKQILITESLKERLENEKDLLTEYVGNVALKGKENRISIYSVSKKEQVEHSYEFAE; encoded by the coding sequence ATGGCGAAACCATTTAGCAAACATGTTAGGAACGTAGTGTCAACTACTTTGGCCTGGATTGCAGCAATTACTCTCTTTGCCATGGTCAGATTGTATGGCGCTAGTGGGGATGGTCTATACTTATTGATTCCCGAAGAATCAGGTATCTGGGTTCAAATTCTAAGTTTAGGATTTGGACTGGGAGCTACTTTTGGGATTATCTTTGGTGCTTTGGATACGGTGAAAGGGCTTTTGAGAAATCAGCCCTATTGGATGACCATAGTTGTAAGAAGCGCAGTCCATATAGTCCTTACCCTCCTTATTATCCTGGGTTATCTTCTTCTTTTTCACTGGATCATGGACGATAAACTTGCTGGTAATATTGTCGGCATGCTAAAAGATACTCCCTTTCAGAAAATCTCTTTTGTACTCATCATTTATACCGGTTTCGTCAGCATTATATTCAACCTCATACGCCAGATGAATCGGATGTATGGCCCTGGGATTCTGTATAAGCTTCTTATAGGGAAGTATCACCAGCCACAAGAAGAGGAACGAATATTTATGTTCCTGGATCTGAAATCCTCCACGACTTATGCAGAGCGCCTCGGACATGTTTTGTATAGTGAACTGATTCAGGATTGCTTCCAGGATCTGACACATGCTATTGAAGTACATGATGTAGAGGTCTATCAGTATGTGGGAGACGAAGCAGTACTGACCTGGCGTATGGTAGATGGTCTTAGGAACGCCAATTGTATAAAGACCTTCTTTACTTTCGACGAAACCATCCAGAAAAGAGCCAACTATTATTTCAACAAATATGATCTCGTTCCCGCATTTAAAGCCGGCGTGAATCTGGGGCTCGTGATGGTGGCTGAGGTTGGCGTAGTGAAAAAGGAAATCGCCTACCATAGTGATGTCTTAAATACTGCTGCTCGCATACAGGGAAGATGTAATGAGTTTAAAAAGCAGATCCTGATTACCGAAAGCCTTAAAGAGCGATTGGAAAACGAAAAAGACCTCCTCACCGAATATGTCGGTAATGTAGCCCTCAAAGGGAAAGAAAACCGTATTTCGATTTACAGCGTAAGCAAGAAAGAGCAAGTCGAACACAGTTATGAATTTGCAGAATAG
- the tpx gene encoding thiol peroxidase, whose product MASVTLKGAPFPIKDDIPVAGVPAPDFTFVRSDLSEASLLDDYNGKIKVLIAVPSLDTGICQMETRKFNEELSKREGVQGIVISKDLPFAMNRFCETEGIKNVIIGSDYRYSDFINEYNTEILKGPLKGLSARAVFVVDSADNIVYSELVPEIAQEPEYSKALEAVDELI is encoded by the coding sequence ATGGCATCTGTCACACTCAAAGGCGCACCATTTCCAATCAAGGATGATATTCCTGTGGCTGGCGTACCTGCACCTGATTTTACATTTGTGAGGTCTGATCTTAGCGAAGCGAGTCTCCTCGATGATTACAATGGTAAGATTAAAGTATTGATTGCTGTACCTAGTCTTGATACCGGGATTTGCCAAATGGAAACCCGCAAATTCAATGAAGAACTCAGTAAAAGAGAAGGGGTTCAGGGAATCGTTATTTCCAAAGACCTTCCCTTTGCGATGAATAGATTTTGTGAGACTGAGGGAATCAAGAATGTAATCATTGGTTCTGACTATAGATACAGTGATTTTATCAATGAGTACAATACCGAGATTTTGAAAGGCCCATTGAAAGGTTTGTCTGCTCGTGCAGTATTTGTTGTTGATTCAGCTGATAACATCGTTTATTCAGAGCTGGTTCCAGAGATCGCACAAGAGCCAGAATACAGCAAAGCATTAGAAGCTGTAGATGAGCTTATCTAA
- a CDS encoding Na/Pi symporter → MNKNEEISSYTTGNTEDSGLDAHVLETASGGKSQIAFTILKLLGAIYIFLVSLKLMSAGLGLLGGKIAENLLSITTFPFIALFIGILATAIIQSSSTITTIIVALVASGEISLANAIPMIMGANIGTAVTSTIVSLGHIGNRDEFEGAVSGASVHDFFNILIVVILLPLELFTGFLEKSSLLFASWFEIKNGIVFTDSLSLLTKSSEWILALFNNNPYMGLFGGVLLLFISLRLLTYILKNLLVGVREQNMNKYVFGRPFRSLLMGFLTTAAIQSSSVTSSLMVPLVATRKVSLERAFNFLMGANIGTTSTVIIAALFLGMEGGASALACAFVHLLFNLFGVFLLFPFEKLRTLPVNLAKGLGKYARKSRFYGIAYVISVFFIIPFILIAITTDFL, encoded by the coding sequence TTGAATAAGAACGAAGAAATATCCTCATATACAACAGGTAATACAGAAGACTCTGGACTTGATGCCCATGTATTGGAAACAGCTTCTGGAGGAAAAAGTCAGATTGCCTTCACCATCTTGAAATTGCTGGGGGCTATCTATATATTTCTGGTTTCCCTCAAGTTGATGAGTGCCGGATTAGGCCTTTTGGGGGGAAAGATTGCCGAAAACCTGCTAAGCATTACCACCTTCCCCTTCATTGCCCTATTTATTGGAATTCTTGCCACTGCCATAATTCAGAGTTCTTCTACCATTACCACGATCATTGTGGCTTTGGTTGCAAGTGGGGAAATTTCATTGGCCAATGCGATCCCCATGATCATGGGTGCAAATATTGGAACCGCTGTAACCAGTACCATAGTTTCTCTGGGACATATTGGCAATCGAGATGAATTTGAAGGAGCAGTTTCCGGCGCCTCTGTTCACGATTTCTTCAATATCCTCATCGTAGTGATTCTACTACCCTTGGAGCTTTTTACAGGATTTTTGGAAAAATCATCCTTGCTTTTCGCTTCCTGGTTTGAAATAAAAAATGGGATTGTATTTACAGACTCCCTCTCTCTACTTACCAAAAGCAGTGAATGGATACTCGCATTATTCAATAACAATCCTTATATGGGATTATTTGGAGGGGTGCTCTTACTCTTCATTTCCCTTCGACTCCTCACTTATATTTTGAAGAACCTGCTCGTAGGCGTAAGGGAGCAGAATATGAATAAATATGTGTTCGGACGTCCTTTTCGGTCTTTATTGATGGGTTTCCTGACGACAGCCGCGATTCAATCCAGTTCAGTTACTTCCTCTCTGATGGTTCCTTTGGTTGCGACCAGAAAGGTAAGCCTGGAAAGAGCCTTCAACTTCCTGATGGGAGCCAATATCGGTACAACCTCTACCGTTATCATTGCTGCCTTATTTTTGGGAATGGAAGGGGGAGCTTCAGCTTTGGCCTGTGCCTTTGTCCATTTACTCTTCAATCTATTTGGTGTATTTCTTTTATTTCCTTTCGAAAAATTAAGGACACTTCCGGTAAATTTGGCTAAAGGCCTGGGGAAATATGCTCGCAAAAGCAGATTTTATGGAATCGCTTATGTGATAAGTGTATTCTTTATCATTCCTTTTATCCTGATTGCCATTACCACTGACTTTTTATAA
- a CDS encoding sigma-70 family RNA polymerase sigma factor: MTEEMQKEAFVELVEKNQGIIHKVCNMYCDSSQDRNDLFQEILLQLWRSYAHFRGDSRISTWMYRVALNTAISGLRKRKRREVEQGLTEREFELAASGPDREQEEKKKFLYEAIKLLSDVEKAIIMLHLEEHSYDEIASIIGITSNHVGVKINRIKGKLKKILLPHFT, encoded by the coding sequence ATGACGGAAGAAATGCAGAAAGAGGCATTTGTAGAATTGGTTGAGAAAAACCAGGGAATTATCCATAAAGTATGCAATATGTACTGCGATAGTTCCCAGGATAGAAATGATTTGTTTCAGGAGATTCTCCTGCAACTCTGGCGTTCGTATGCTCATTTTAGAGGAGATTCCCGCATTAGTACCTGGATGTATCGTGTAGCCTTAAATACGGCTATATCGGGCCTGCGTAAAAGAAAAAGAAGAGAAGTCGAACAGGGACTAACCGAAAGAGAATTCGAACTGGCGGCTTCTGGTCCCGATCGGGAACAGGAAGAAAAAAAGAAGTTTTTGTACGAAGCGATCAAACTGCTATCCGATGTGGAAAAAGCCATCATTATGCTTCATCTCGAGGAGCATAGCTATGATGAGATTGCCTCCATCATTGGGATTACCAGTAATCATGTGGGCGTGAAGATCAATCGTATCAAAGGCAAACTGAAAAAGATATTGTTACCTCATTTTACCTGA
- a CDS encoding sodium-dependent transporter → MSTTRTGFSSRLGFVAAAAGSAVGLGNIWKFPYETADNGGGAFFLIYLLCIFLIGFPVMVGEISLGRHTRSNPYGAYLKTGNKNWALVGILGVACGFMILSFYNVIAGWAFGYFLKISFGDLLNEADFGAFFGSYVGQIGELFFFSLAFMAITAFVVMRGVQKGIESAAKILMPVLLVILLGLIIYALTLPGSWEGVEYYLKPDFSKLNLDVINSAMGHAFFSLSLGMGALITYGSYIGKQDNITSSAAIVTVADTGVAFLAGMLLLPLMFAMDLEAAQGPSLIFVVLPKAFAEMGPIVGKVVGGSFFLLVCVAALTSTISLLEVPVSYFVDERKWSRGKSVSVVAAVIFLIGIPSMMSQGFSPALSGGEEGIINYGGKTQDFLTLVADAFSEVSLPLGGLLMSLFVAFRWKTANLSDEISKGNPSYKGSGLEKFINIAISYVCPIILGFIFISNLLEKFFGFSFMH, encoded by the coding sequence ATGTCTACTACGAGAACAGGATTTTCCAGTCGCCTGGGATTTGTTGCAGCAGCAGCGGGATCGGCAGTTGGTCTGGGTAACATCTGGAAATTCCCATATGAAACCGCCGACAATGGTGGGGGCGCATTTTTCCTGATTTATTTACTCTGTATTTTTTTGATAGGATTTCCCGTTATGGTCGGGGAAATCAGCCTTGGGCGTCATACCCGCTCCAATCCTTATGGAGCCTATCTCAAAACAGGAAATAAAAACTGGGCCCTGGTAGGGATTTTAGGGGTTGCTTGTGGTTTCATGATTCTCTCTTTTTATAATGTAATTGCAGGATGGGCCTTTGGCTACTTCCTGAAAATAAGCTTTGGAGACCTGTTAAATGAGGCAGATTTCGGTGCTTTCTTTGGTTCCTATGTCGGACAGATCGGTGAGCTTTTCTTCTTTTCATTGGCCTTTATGGCAATTACAGCTTTCGTTGTAATGAGAGGGGTGCAAAAAGGGATCGAGTCTGCAGCCAAAATTCTGATGCCTGTACTCCTGGTAATCTTGTTAGGATTGATCATTTATGCCCTGACCCTTCCGGGATCCTGGGAAGGAGTTGAGTATTACCTCAAACCCGATTTCTCCAAGCTTAATCTGGATGTGATAAATTCAGCCATGGGACATGCCTTCTTTTCTCTATCACTGGGAATGGGAGCCTTGATCACTTATGGTTCTTATATAGGTAAGCAGGATAATATTACTTCTTCTGCAGCTATCGTAACAGTTGCGGATACAGGAGTAGCTTTCCTTGCCGGTATGCTATTGCTTCCCTTGATGTTTGCCATGGATTTGGAGGCCGCTCAGGGCCCAAGTTTGATCTTTGTGGTATTACCAAAAGCATTTGCTGAAATGGGGCCGATTGTGGGTAAGGTCGTTGGAGGTAGTTTCTTCCTATTGGTTTGTGTAGCTGCTCTTACTTCCACTATCTCTCTGCTTGAGGTACCGGTTTCCTATTTTGTAGATGAAAGAAAGTGGTCCAGAGGAAAATCTGTTTCAGTTGTTGCTGCAGTTATTTTCCTGATTGGAATCCCAAGTATGATGTCTCAGGGATTTTCTCCGGCTTTGAGTGGCGGAGAAGAGGGGATAATCAATTATGGAGGAAAGACGCAGGATTTCCTCACCCTGGTTGCTGATGCATTCTCTGAAGTAAGTTTGCCCCTTGGGGGATTGCTGATGAGTTTATTTGTCGCCTTTAGGTGGAAGACGGCTAATCTCTCCGACGAAATCTCCAAAGGTAATCCAAGCTATAAAGGATCCGGTCTGGAGAAGTTTATCAATATTGCGATTAGCTATGTATGTCCTATCATTTTGGGCTTTATCTTTATCTCAAACCTCTTAGAGAAATTCTTCGGCTTCAGTTTTATGCACTGA